A genomic window from Gemmatimonadaceae bacterium includes:
- a CDS encoding fatty acid desaturase, with product MKNANPTIASTDWKAIVAKYAGADVRVSLWQLFSTLFLLFSAVYIAYWLFDYAWWASALMVIPIAGLQTRTFIFMHDCAHGSFLPWSKANDAVGFITGVLTFTPYQAWRREHAIHHASSGDLDHRGWGDVTTLTVAEYQALSRWGRFKYRLYRHPIVLFGIGPLHLMVLQRFRFLPSEAAGAKQLWNIWMTNAAMVGLAVIAYMVLDWRSVWLLYVPGFYVAGAVGIWLFYVQHQFEEAYWERSKTWDYATAAITGSTHLKLPAVLNWFTGHIGLHHVHHLGPKIPNYKLKKAHEENPVFQEAPVITLKSALKSLRLALWDEERGRMIGFRELRTN from the coding sequence GTGAAGAACGCAAATCCCACCATCGCCAGCACTGACTGGAAGGCGATTGTCGCGAAGTACGCCGGTGCTGACGTTCGCGTCTCGCTCTGGCAACTGTTCTCGACGCTGTTCCTGCTGTTCTCGGCGGTGTATATCGCCTATTGGCTGTTCGATTACGCGTGGTGGGCGAGCGCGCTGATGGTGATCCCGATCGCCGGGCTGCAGACGCGCACGTTCATCTTTATGCACGATTGTGCGCACGGCTCGTTCCTCCCCTGGTCCAAGGCCAACGACGCAGTGGGCTTCATTACCGGCGTGCTGACCTTCACGCCCTATCAGGCCTGGCGCCGCGAGCACGCCATCCACCACGCCTCGTCGGGCGACCTCGACCATCGCGGCTGGGGTGACGTGACGACGCTGACGGTGGCCGAGTACCAGGCGCTTTCGCGTTGGGGCAGGTTCAAGTACCGGCTGTACCGCCACCCGATCGTGCTCTTCGGCATCGGGCCGCTGCACCTGATGGTGCTGCAGCGTTTCCGCTTCCTGCCCAGCGAGGCCGCCGGGGCGAAGCAACTCTGGAACATCTGGATGACCAACGCGGCGATGGTCGGCCTGGCCGTCATCGCGTATATGGTGCTCGACTGGCGTTCGGTGTGGTTGCTCTACGTGCCGGGCTTCTACGTCGCCGGCGCCGTGGGCATCTGGCTCTTCTACGTGCAGCACCAGTTCGAGGAAGCGTACTGGGAGCGGAGCAAGACCTGGGACTACGCGACCGCCGCGATTACCGGCAGCACGCACCTCAAGCTGCCGGCGGTGCTCAACTGGTTCACCGGCCACATCGGCTTGCACCACGTGCATCACCTCGGCCCCAAGATCCCGAACTACAAGCTGAAGAAGGCGCACGAGGAGAATCCGGTGTTCCAGGAAGCGCCGGTGATCACGCTGAAGTCGGCGCTCAAGTCGCTGCGCCTCGCGCTGTGGGACGAGGAGCGCGGCCGGATGATCGGGTTCCGGGAGTTGCGGACGAACTGA
- a CDS encoding FKBP-type peptidyl-prolyl cis-trans isomerase, producing the protein MVNGDSVGVRYTGKLRNAVQFDSNVDATTPLRFRTGSGSMIAGFDEGVRGMRVNGRRQLIIPPELAYGRAGRTGIPPNSILVFEVTLQFIYDSDSTPAPVP; encoded by the coding sequence ATGGTCAACGGCGACTCGGTCGGTGTGCGTTATACCGGTAAGCTTCGCAATGCAGTACAGTTCGACAGCAACGTAGACGCTACGACGCCCCTGCGGTTCCGGACGGGATCCGGCTCGATGATCGCGGGCTTCGATGAAGGTGTGCGCGGGATGCGGGTCAACGGCCGACGCCAGTTGATTATCCCGCCGGAACTCGCCTATGGCCGCGCCGGCCGCACGGGCATTCCGCCCAACAGCATCCTCGTCTTCGAAGTCACGCTGCAATTCATCTACGACTCGGATTCGACCCCAGCCCCCGTCCCGTGA